One window from the genome of Musa acuminata AAA Group cultivar baxijiao chromosome BXJ1-4, Cavendish_Baxijiao_AAA, whole genome shotgun sequence encodes:
- the LOC135672477 gene encoding cytochrome b561 and DOMON domain-containing protein At5g47530-like: MKPAVIFLCLFLSALHHCAAQSCVNDTFSGDKLYASCSSLPYLNASLHWNYHPSNGTVDVAYRALQTSDGWVAWAINPDGSGMIGANAFLAFPGSNGAVTVYTTQFSSYGVQPSDVKNENLTFAVYSRESEYSDGYYTIYATLELPRNDTKQNTVWQASTTFSDGVPYGHPSGDHYLSKTSLDFLTGQLE; the protein is encoded by the coding sequence ATGAAGCCAGCAGTCATCTTCCTGTGCCTGTTCTTGTCTGCGTTGCACCACTGCGCGGCGCAGAGCTGTGTCAACGACACGTTCTCCGGCGACAAGCTGTACGCCTCCTGCAGCTCTCTCCCCTACCTCAATGCCTCCCTCCACTGGAACTACCACCCTTCCAATGGCACGGTCGACGTCGCCTACCGCGCGCTGCAGACCTCCGACGGCTGGGTCGCGTGGGCCATCAACCCGGACGGCTCCGGCATGATCGGAGCCAACGCCTTCCTGGCCTTCCCGGGCTCTAACGGCGCCGTGACCGTGTACACCACCCAGTTTTCTAGTTACGGTGTGCAGCCGAGTGATGTCAAGAATGAGAACTTGACCTTCGCGGTGTACAGCAGGGAGAGCGAGTACTCCGATGGGTATTACACCATTTACGCGACGCTGGAGCTACCAAGAAACGACACCAAACAGAACACGGTGTGGCAGGCGTCGACGACGTTCTCCGACGGGGTTCCTTACGGTCACCCTTCTGGGGATCACTACCTTTCGAAGACCAGTCTCGATTTCCTCACCGGCCAGCTGGAGTAG